The following proteins come from a genomic window of Acidimicrobiales bacterium:
- the rfbF gene encoding glucose-1-phosphate cytidylyltransferase, with amino-acid sequence MLCGGLGTRLREQTEFRPKPMVEVGGKPILWHIMKIFSHYEIRDFVVCIGYRGDVIKEYFLDYEARNNDFTISLGRSHEITFHDQHQESDWRVTVADTGLETQTGGRVKRVERYIDGDRFIVTYGDGLADVDITKLLEFHESHGRLATITTVRPLSRFGVLDVGPEGEVQRFREKPQVDGWVNAGFFVFERAVFDYLDEDCVLERDPLERLAKEGQLAAYRHEGFWQPMDTYRESQLLNDLWSEGAPWRVWKQD; translated from the coding sequence ATGCTCTGCGGAGGCCTCGGGACGCGACTGCGCGAGCAGACCGAGTTCCGGCCGAAGCCGATGGTCGAGGTCGGTGGCAAGCCGATCCTCTGGCACATCATGAAGATTTTCTCGCACTACGAGATCCGAGACTTCGTGGTGTGCATCGGGTACCGAGGCGACGTCATCAAGGAGTACTTCCTCGATTACGAAGCTCGGAACAACGACTTCACCATCAGCCTCGGTCGCTCGCATGAGATCACGTTCCACGACCAGCACCAAGAGTCCGACTGGCGGGTGACGGTTGCCGATACCGGGCTCGAAACCCAGACCGGGGGACGGGTAAAGCGCGTGGAGCGTTACATCGACGGCGATCGCTTCATCGTGACGTACGGCGACGGTCTTGCCGATGTCGATATCACGAAGCTGCTGGAGTTCCACGAGTCGCACGGACGCCTCGCCACCATCACCACGGTTCGTCCGCTGTCGAGGTTCGGGGTGCTCGATGTCGGCCCGGAAGGGGAAGTGCAGCGGTTCCGCGAAAAGCCCCAAGTCGACGGGTGGGTCAACGCCGGGTTCTTCGTGTTCGAGCGGGCGGTCTTCGACTATCTCGACGAAGACTGCGTACTCGAACGCGATCCCCTGGAACGGCTCGCCAAGGAAGGCCAATTGGCGGCCTACCGTCATGAAGGCTTCTGGCAGCCGATGGACACCTACCGGGAATCCCAGTTGCTCAACGACCTGTGGAGCGAGGGAGCCCCATGGAGGGTGTGGAAGCAGGATTGA
- a CDS encoding GtrA family protein, with translation MLRREQVRYLLIGGYNTAFGYLFFAALVVLFADRIHYTVLLLVSHVVSTLNAYVGYRLFVFRVRGSFFRDLFRFWSVYAVQIAVNLVVLPVFVRVSGLGVLPSQGIIVAVTTVATYLAHKHFSFRRPAASPEAGSDKNTLDPP, from the coding sequence ATGTTGCGACGGGAGCAGGTCCGGTATCTCTTGATCGGTGGCTACAACACCGCCTTCGGTTACCTGTTCTTCGCGGCTCTGGTTGTGCTGTTCGCCGACCGCATCCACTACACGGTCCTGCTCCTGGTCAGCCATGTGGTCAGCACGCTCAACGCCTACGTGGGCTATCGCCTGTTCGTGTTTCGTGTGCGCGGCAGCTTCTTTCGTGACCTGTTCCGGTTTTGGTCGGTCTACGCCGTGCAGATCGCCGTCAACCTGGTTGTTCTCCCCGTCTTCGTGCGAGTGAGCGGCCTTGGTGTGCTGCCTTCGCAGGGCATCATCGTGGCGGTGACCACCGTCGCCACCTACTTGGCGCACAAGCATTTCTCCTTCCGCCGCCCCGCCGCGTCTCCGGAGGCGGGAAGCGACAAGAACACCCTCGATCCCCCCTAA